One Nostoc sp. UHCC 0302 DNA window includes the following coding sequences:
- a CDS encoding cytochrome c oxidase subunit II, with product MQQIPVSLWTLVAGIVVTAISVWIGHNHTLLPEQASLQAPLVDEFFNIMFTIAIALFLVVEGTIVVFLIKYRHRPGDDTDGARVEGNVPLEIFWTAIPTLIVLCLGIYSVDVFNQMGGFEPAGHPHSSAHASHMSGSAIAATLDDASQATTAPTIAPTIGIGASPKTLNKPADLVVNVKGIQFAWLFDYPESGISSGELHVPVGADVQLNLSAQDVIHSFWVPQFRLKQDALPGIPTELRFVATKPGTYPVVCAELCGGYHGSMRTQVVVHTPEEYKSWLTENQIAQKENLQQVVAINPANLSTSEFLAPHVHDMGISAATVESLVIGQERRD from the coding sequence ATGCAACAAATTCCTGTTTCACTATGGACTCTGGTTGCTGGGATAGTAGTTACAGCTATCAGTGTTTGGATTGGTCATAATCACACTCTACTTCCAGAACAAGCATCACTACAAGCGCCTTTGGTAGATGAATTTTTCAATATCATGTTTACCATTGCGATCGCTCTCTTTTTGGTAGTAGAAGGAACGATTGTGGTTTTTTTGATCAAGTATCGTCACCGTCCGGGAGATGATACCGATGGTGCGCGAGTCGAGGGTAATGTTCCTTTAGAAATCTTTTGGACAGCAATCCCAACATTAATTGTCCTGTGCTTAGGCATTTACAGCGTAGATGTTTTCAACCAAATGGGAGGCTTTGAGCCAGCAGGACATCCTCATTCTTCGGCTCATGCTTCTCATATGAGTGGGAGTGCGATCGCAGCTACTCTAGATGATGCCTCCCAAGCAACAACCGCACCAACAATCGCCCCAACAATTGGAATCGGTGCATCTCCCAAAACCCTAAACAAACCAGCGGACTTGGTTGTGAATGTCAAAGGGATACAGTTTGCTTGGTTATTCGACTATCCTGAAAGTGGCATTTCCTCTGGAGAATTACACGTTCCAGTCGGTGCTGATGTCCAGCTCAACCTTTCAGCACAGGATGTCATTCACTCGTTTTGGGTTCCCCAATTTCGATTAAAGCAAGATGCGCTTCCTGGTATTCCTACAGAACTGCGATTTGTCGCTACTAAACCAGGTACATATCCCGTAGTTTGTGCTGAACTATGCGGTGGTTATCACGGTTCCATGCGGACACAAGTAGTTGTCCATACGCCAGAAGAATATAAAAGCTGGCTGACAGAAAACCAAATTGCTCAAAAGGAAAACTTGCAACAAGTTGTTGCAATTAACCCAGCCAACTTATCTACATCAGAGTTTCTCGCTCCCCACGTTCATGATATGGGGATTAGTGCAGCAACTGTTGAGTCATTAGTCATTGGTCAGGAGAGACGCGATTAA
- the fdxB gene encoding ferredoxin III, nif-specific, giving the protein MAQLTGLTYGGKTWTPKFAQVIDKDKCIGCGRCVKVCGYNVLDLKALNEEGEFVEDEDDEEIERKVMTVAYPENCIGCEACSRICPKNCYTHAVLNN; this is encoded by the coding sequence ATGGCACAACTAACAGGATTGACTTACGGTGGTAAAACTTGGACACCTAAATTTGCTCAAGTAATTGATAAAGACAAATGTATCGGCTGTGGCAGATGTGTTAAAGTATGCGGCTATAATGTATTGGATCTGAAAGCACTGAACGAAGAAGGCGAATTTGTTGAAGATGAAGATGATGAAGAAATTGAACGGAAAGTAATGACAGTTGCTTATCCAGAAAATTGCATCGGTTGTGAAGCTTGTTCTCGGATTTGTCCCAAGAACTGCTATACCCATGCTGTATTAAACAATTAA
- a CDS encoding helix-turn-helix domain-containing protein, which produces MPYTIPNNSCVGCDNCRPQCPTGAIKIENNEYWIDPHLCNNCEGYYSEPQCVIACPTNSPIPWQAKKGRCKVEPRDATSLDLFSNGKNNPFASAIVIWEACNVLAQRTSLHWETDEEGYLCYGRQVNQGRGAIAFHIQDPFKVSDRATDLTAIEGLDIKAACIHLIFAAYATALDQPWEQEFTIDERQIEKYLGLEKRKDLNKPAKLTLMKNIVQQACSLLISINWPQQGRVKGFSVTGSRLWHLVDVQHHFQEDNLGCKYLVGLTFKVKAGIWAQYFLNKQACKERTAFYQYGSLPKTLLTTVMSIWQQHEGAVRLMLWLLFKTKMGKEQRITVPTLLRVAYGEEKVALASRQRDERKRLLRTFESDLEVLNHYGMKPIFDPITYPPEIQPLWAKLVDLPEDPDEALEFWTNDGGGETRLTDAGPRGKWNLLMNARILAFELPAEWEQQISESEKKQRRTVQSRRKSKITGDLLGEQILQARKNLNLSQRELAKLTGKSQSWIRDVENGRLKAKLEDQVLLRKVLNMA; this is translated from the coding sequence ATGCCTTATACAATTCCTAACAACAGTTGCGTTGGATGTGACAATTGCCGTCCCCAATGTCCTACGGGTGCAATCAAAATAGAAAACAATGAATACTGGATCGACCCTCATCTTTGTAACAATTGCGAGGGTTATTACTCAGAACCACAATGTGTAATAGCTTGTCCAACTAATTCTCCTATTCCTTGGCAGGCGAAAAAAGGTAGATGCAAAGTTGAACCGAGAGATGCTACCAGTTTGGATTTGTTTTCTAATGGAAAGAATAACCCATTTGCTTCGGCAATTGTCATTTGGGAAGCTTGTAATGTACTAGCGCAACGAACTTCTTTACATTGGGAAACTGATGAAGAGGGCTACTTATGTTATGGGCGACAAGTTAATCAAGGTCGGGGTGCGATCGCCTTTCATATCCAAGATCCATTTAAAGTGAGCGATCGGGCAACAGATTTAACAGCAATAGAAGGACTAGATATTAAAGCTGCTTGCATCCATCTGATTTTTGCAGCTTACGCTACAGCCTTAGACCAACCTTGGGAGCAAGAGTTTACCATCGATGAGCGGCAAATTGAGAAATATCTAGGGTTGGAGAAACGCAAAGACTTGAACAAACCTGCCAAGCTGACTTTAATGAAAAATATCGTTCAGCAAGCTTGCTCTCTACTCATTTCTATTAACTGGCCTCAACAAGGCCGAGTCAAGGGATTTTCAGTTACAGGTAGTCGCTTATGGCACTTGGTAGATGTTCAACACCACTTTCAAGAAGACAATCTCGGATGCAAATATCTCGTAGGACTAACTTTTAAAGTAAAAGCCGGCATATGGGCGCAGTATTTCTTAAACAAACAAGCGTGTAAAGAGCGAACCGCATTCTATCAATACGGCAGCTTACCTAAAACACTGTTAACCACAGTTATGAGTATTTGGCAGCAACACGAAGGAGCAGTAAGACTAATGCTCTGGTTACTGTTTAAAACCAAAATGGGTAAAGAACAACGCATCACTGTTCCTACCTTACTACGTGTTGCTTACGGTGAAGAAAAAGTGGCTCTTGCTTCCAGACAACGAGATGAACGCAAGCGTTTGTTGCGAACTTTTGAAAGCGATTTAGAAGTTCTCAACCACTACGGAATGAAACCAATTTTCGATCCAATTACCTATCCGCCAGAAATTCAACCTTTGTGGGCAAAGTTAGTAGATTTACCTGAAGATCCAGATGAAGCATTAGAATTTTGGACTAATGATGGTGGTGGTGAAACTCGCCTCACAGATGCAGGCCCCCGTGGCAAGTGGAATCTGCTAATGAATGCACGGATTTTGGCCTTTGAACTGCCAGCAGAATGGGAACAGCAAATTTCAGAATCGGAAAAGAAACAGCGGCGAACTGTTCAAAGCAGAAGGAAGTCTAAAATTACAGGCGACTTGCTGGGTGAACAGATTTTGCAAGCGCGAAAAAATTTGAATCTTTCCCAAAGAGAATTAGCAAAGCTTACAGGTAAAAGCCAAAGCTGGATTCGAGATGTCGAAAATGGTCGTTTAAAAGCCAAGTTAGAAGACCAAGTACTGCTGCGAAAAGTGCTAAATATGGCTTAA
- a CDS encoding sucrase ferredoxin encodes MDTFFCSDYSRQTGEDIIGSATNYQTYVLVECPPPWMSEAFNSKWVPRNLRILVEEVKRAKLPIRFLLIANDSSHKVDDTTVLIYQRQEGLSNGYRKQEFKLANIEQVAAVVQKWLSGISSASEVNTSETRDILVCTHGSHDKCCAKYGNPFYFNAIATISDLYLDNVRIWKSSHFGGHRFAPTIIDLPEGRYYGVLEQDSLKAILTRTGDIQCLNKIYRGWGILPTALQILERELILRHGWDWFNYKVAGKILEQSLDNNTILAELTFENTSGSVYTYQAKLVKDKCQSQRVKSSCHATQELEVIKYAVASLGVTSSKLVTYSV; translated from the coding sequence ATGGATACTTTTTTTTGTTCTGACTATTCACGCCAAACAGGAGAAGATATTATTGGTAGCGCGACCAATTATCAAACTTATGTTTTAGTTGAGTGTCCTCCACCTTGGATGTCAGAAGCCTTTAATTCCAAATGGGTTCCAAGGAATTTGAGGATTTTAGTAGAGGAAGTGAAGCGTGCTAAGTTACCGATTAGATTCCTCTTAATTGCTAATGATTCATCGCATAAAGTAGACGATACAACTGTTTTAATTTATCAAAGACAGGAGGGGTTGAGTAATGGATATCGCAAGCAAGAGTTTAAACTGGCAAATATTGAGCAAGTAGCAGCAGTTGTCCAAAAATGGTTATCGGGTATAAGTTCTGCCTCAGAAGTTAACACTAGTGAGACTAGAGATATTTTAGTTTGTACTCATGGTAGCCATGACAAGTGTTGTGCTAAATATGGAAATCCCTTTTACTTCAACGCTATCGCTACTATTTCTGATTTGTACTTAGATAATGTGCGAATTTGGAAGTCAAGTCACTTTGGTGGACATCGTTTTGCACCAACAATTATAGACTTGCCAGAAGGAAGATATTACGGTGTTCTTGAGCAAGATTCCTTGAAAGCGATTTTGACTCGAACTGGCGACATTCAATGCTTAAATAAAATCTATAGAGGCTGGGGAATTCTGCCTACCGCGCTTCAAATTTTGGAAAGAGAACTAATCCTTCGCCACGGATGGGATTGGTTTAACTACAAAGTTGCAGGCAAAATCCTAGAGCAAAGTTTAGATAATAATACAATTTTAGCTGAGCTAACTTTTGAAAATACTTCTGGTTCTGTCTACACTTACCAAGCTAAGCTTGTAAAAGATAAATGCCAGAGTCAACGAGTCAAAAGTTCTTGCCATGCTACACAAGAATTAGAAGTAATTAAATATGCTGTTGCTAGTCTTGGGGTTACCTCTAGCAAGTTAGTAACTTATAGTGTGTAA
- a CDS encoding Mut7-C RNAse domain-containing protein: MAVAYFSFYAELNYFLPRHQKQIKIAHFFGERASIKDMIEALGVPHPEVDCIKVNGKYVNFSYIVQDRDNIDVYPISAREINTASVSVLPKSLSVIRFVLDIHLGKLATSLRLLGFDTLYRNDYKDEELANISSCQERILLTRDKGLLMRSLVIHGYYVRNTNPQQQTLEILQRFDLFKLVSPFQRCLRCNGLLESVDKQSIIEKLPKNVQQVDNFNRCPDCDRIYWKGSHYEKLQQFIDDILGSKRGD, translated from the coding sequence ATGGCTGTTGCATATTTTAGCTTCTATGCAGAATTGAATTATTTTTTACCACGGCATCAAAAGCAAATAAAAATAGCTCATTTTTTTGGTGAGAGAGCCTCAATTAAAGACATGATTGAGGCCTTGGGCGTCCCTCATCCTGAAGTTGATTGTATAAAAGTTAATGGAAAATATGTAAATTTTTCTTATATTGTCCAGGATAGAGATAATATTGATGTTTATCCAATTTCTGCTAGGGAGATTAATACAGCAAGTGTTTCTGTTCTACCAAAATCGCTTAGTGTTATCCGGTTTGTTTTAGATATTCACTTAGGTAAGCTAGCAACATCTTTACGACTTTTAGGCTTTGATACTCTATACCGCAATGATTACAAAGATGAAGAATTAGCAAATATTTCCTCTTGCCAAGAACGGATTCTCTTGACGCGTGATAAAGGTTTGTTGATGCGTAGTTTGGTGATACATGGATATTATGTAAGAAATACTAACCCTCAGCAACAAACCTTGGAAATACTGCAACGCTTTGACTTATTTAAATTAGTATCACCTTTTCAACGTTGTTTACGATGCAACGGATTATTAGAATCTGTAGATAAGCAATCTATTATTGAAAAACTGCCAAAAAATGTGCAGCAGGTTGATAATTTTAACCGCTGTCCAGATTGCGATCGCATTTATTGGAAAGGCTCACATTATGAGAAATTGCAACAGTTTATTGACGACATACTTGGCTCAAAAAGAGGCGATTAA
- a CDS encoding serine/threonine-protein kinase, translating into MICCLNPDCANPQNPDEANFCLSCGTGLVSLLRNRYRIIKPLGRGGFACTYIAEDIDKLNEQCVVKQLVRSQFYNGRGSEAQKKATELFEREAKRLQELGKHDQIPTLYAYFKEDDYLYLVQEFIEGQNLLQELNQQGMFDEIKIRQLLNDLLPVLGAIHQQQVIHRDIKPENIVRRQYDGKLVLIDFGVAKQKTESVNGSPGTIIGSLGYAPIEQIQVGEAYPASDIYSLGITCFHMLTNVAPSQLWMKQGYSWTSNWRQHLSQEISEELGLIIDKFLVETHEQRYQSVQAVLQDLNSLPSQMSVPPTIISPHYISAPQPQTQPSGKGKEQASPQQVKNQHTANQQATVYIPPFSIKELLPGAIIAGSGSSFVAIALLSFISTIWLSSGLWLIILGVLLFSQSRSLFEKIYLFIIAVITNIFIVVVFQNLRIANPLQSGPNGILIVVLLVILAGLLSFIILGISQLMNKLISQYF; encoded by the coding sequence ATGATCTGCTGCCTCAATCCCGATTGCGCTAATCCTCAAAATCCTGATGAGGCAAACTTCTGTCTAAGTTGCGGGACAGGGTTGGTATCACTACTACGAAATCGTTACCGCATTATCAAACCACTTGGAAGAGGGGGATTTGCTTGCACCTATATTGCAGAGGATATAGACAAGCTGAATGAACAATGCGTTGTCAAGCAGCTTGTACGTTCTCAATTTTATAATGGTCGTGGTAGTGAGGCACAGAAAAAAGCGACTGAGTTGTTTGAGAGAGAAGCAAAACGCCTCCAAGAACTAGGGAAACATGATCAAATTCCCACTTTGTATGCCTACTTTAAAGAAGATGACTATCTGTATTTAGTGCAGGAGTTTATTGAAGGGCAAAATCTTTTGCAGGAATTAAACCAGCAAGGGATGTTTGATGAAATAAAGATTCGTCAACTTTTGAATGATTTGTTACCTGTACTTGGGGCAATACATCAACAACAGGTGATTCATCGAGATATTAAGCCAGAAAATATCGTTCGCCGTCAATATGATGGTAAGTTGGTGCTAATTGATTTTGGTGTTGCAAAGCAAAAGACAGAATCAGTAAACGGTTCACCAGGAACAATCATCGGTTCTTTGGGATATGCACCAATTGAGCAAATTCAGGTAGGTGAAGCTTATCCAGCCAGCGATATCTACAGTTTGGGAATAACTTGCTTTCATATGCTGACAAATGTTGCTCCCTCACAACTGTGGATGAAACAAGGCTATAGCTGGACTTCTAATTGGCGACAGCATTTGTCACAAGAGATAAGTGAGGAATTAGGGCTGATTATTGATAAGTTTTTGGTAGAAACCCATGAACAGCGTTATCAGTCAGTGCAAGCAGTATTACAAGACTTAAACTCTCTGCCTTCACAGATGAGTGTACCTCCCACAATAATTTCACCTCATTACATCTCGGCACCACAGCCACAAACTCAGCCTTCAGGTAAGGGCAAAGAGCAGGCTTCACCACAACAGGTGAAAAACCAACATACTGCTAACCAGCAAGCGACTGTATACATACCGCCATTCTCCATTAAAGAATTATTACCCGGAGCAATAATCGCTGGTTCTGGTAGTTCATTCGTGGCGATCGCTCTTTTAAGTTTTATCAGCACGATCTGGCTTAGCTCTGGATTATGGCTAATAATTTTAGGGGTGTTGCTCTTTAGTCAATCTCGCTCGTTGTTTGAAAAAATTTATTTATTTATTATTGCCGTAATTACAAACATCTTCATTGTAGTTGTATTCCAAAATCTCCGAATTGCTAATCCTCTGCAATCAGGCCCCAATGGAATACTGATTGTCGTATTGCTAGTCATTCTTGCTGGCTTACTATCATTTATTATTTTGGGTATTTCTCAACTAATGAACAAATTAATTTCGCAATACTTTTGA
- a CDS encoding ABC transporter substrate-binding protein, translating to MNNKKENIRLLVSLGIAGVMVAGILFIVGRFSSSISKNAMYDPPSPLLPNSPFPEGVSLGAKILVTADKTADKEAGVQAFASNDFATAVTKFQSSLQSNRNDPESLIYLNNAKIAKSQVLKVAVIAPIGLTLNEAKELLRGVAQAQDEVNNSGGIKGLPLAIQIASVDKFDKIKELDDQFVKDSSLVAVVGFGRDEKIYNDKGLVRISPGSPTTQSRQDQTQSGQTRYVFYASPDRDNFTQAIAEYIVKKERRTNVAICLDSAQAERSQAIKKQYADFIAKAGGKVTDTECNLSAQNFRASDFITKAITDGAEALLLNPRPDKIDAAIDVARENKGRLALFGSQQMYGEKLLKFGQGDVKGIVLPVPWHQNANNNAGGNNSFGDKAIKLWGGQVSPRTAIAYDAMQVIIAGLKEGITRQSLQKALSNPNFSATGATGKIQFSPSGQRQGGVFLVKVEPCESSQSCSSSTGYNFVLVQ from the coding sequence ATGAATAATAAAAAAGAAAATATTAGGTTACTTGTTTCTCTGGGTATAGCAGGAGTAATGGTAGCAGGTATTTTATTTATAGTAGGGAGATTTTCATCGAGTATTTCAAAAAATGCAATGTATGACCCACCTTCACCTTTACTACCAAATTCCCCTTTTCCGGAAGGAGTCAGTTTAGGTGCAAAAATTTTAGTGACGGCAGATAAAACTGCTGATAAAGAAGCAGGAGTACAAGCTTTTGCATCTAATGATTTTGCCACTGCTGTCACTAAATTTCAATCATCTCTGCAAAGCAATCGTAATGACCCAGAATCATTAATTTATTTGAATAACGCCAAAATTGCTAAATCGCAAGTTTTAAAAGTTGCGGTTATAGCACCAATTGGTCTGACTTTAAATGAGGCGAAAGAGCTTTTACGCGGAGTGGCGCAAGCTCAAGATGAAGTTAATAATAGTGGTGGAATCAAGGGTTTACCGTTGGCAATTCAAATTGCCAGTGTTGATAAATTTGACAAGATAAAAGAGCTAGATGATCAATTTGTTAAAGACTCTAGCCTTGTAGCAGTCGTAGGATTTGGCCGCGACGAAAAAATTTATAACGATAAGGGTTTGGTCAGGATTTCTCCTGGAAGTCCAACAACGCAATCTCGACAAGACCAAACACAATCTGGACAGACAAGATACGTATTTTATGCAAGTCCAGATCGTGACAACTTTACTCAAGCTATTGCCGAATATATCGTTAAAAAAGAACGGCGAACAAATGTCGCTATTTGCTTAGATTCGGCACAAGCAGAAAGAAGTCAGGCAATTAAAAAACAATACGCTGATTTCATTGCTAAAGCTGGTGGCAAAGTTACGGACACAGAATGCAATTTATCAGCTCAAAATTTTAGAGCCAGTGATTTTATCACTAAAGCCATAACTGATGGTGCAGAAGCCTTACTATTAAATCCTAGACCAGACAAAATCGATGCAGCTATCGATGTGGCTAGAGAAAATAAAGGTAGGCTTGCTCTTTTTGGTTCCCAACAGATGTATGGCGAAAAACTTTTAAAGTTTGGGCAAGGAGATGTCAAAGGGATAGTACTGCCTGTACCTTGGCATCAGAATGCTAATAATAATGCTGGTGGAAACAATTCTTTTGGTGATAAAGCTATTAAACTTTGGGGCGGACAGGTAAGTCCACGAACTGCGATCGCTTATGATGCTATGCAAGTAATTATTGCTGGCTTAAAAGAGGGTATCACCCGCCAGAGTTTGCAAAAAGCGTTGTCCAATCCTAATTTTTCAGCAACAGGAGCAACCGGAAAAATTCAGTTTTCGCCATCAGGTCAACGCCAGGGTGGAGTCTTTTTAGTCAAAGTTGAGCCTTGTGAATCAAGCCAATCTTGTTCTTCTAGTACTGGCTACAATTTTGTACTGGTACAGTGA
- the proB gene encoding glutamate 5-kinase yields the protein MPKTIVVKIGTSSLTQPETGQLALSTIATLVETLCYLRRQGHRVILVSSGAVGVGCARLGLTERPKAIALKQAVAAVGQGRLMRVYDDLFTTLQQPIAQVLLTRSDLVQRSRYLNVYNTFRELLGLGVIPVVNENDTVAVEELKFGDNDTLSALVASLVEADWLFLLTDVDRLYSADPRSVPDAQPIALVSSIKELAQLQIQTGSQGSQWGTGGMVTKISAARIAIAAGVRTVITQGRFPRNIEKIIQGEPIGTHFEAQPEPTSARKRWIAYGLVPAGKLYLDEGAIAAISLAGKSLLAAGIKAVEGDFDTQDAVQLCDIKGEEIARGVVNYSSDELQKIRGRHSREIPTILGYDGAETVIHRDNLVLI from the coding sequence ATGCCCAAAACAATTGTTGTTAAAATCGGTACTTCTAGCCTGACTCAACCAGAAACAGGACAATTAGCACTGTCTACCATTGCTACTTTAGTGGAAACACTTTGTTATTTAAGACGCCAGGGGCATCGAGTGATTTTGGTTTCCTCTGGTGCTGTGGGGGTAGGTTGTGCGCGGTTGGGTCTAACCGAACGCCCCAAAGCGATCGCGCTCAAACAGGCAGTCGCAGCAGTTGGACAAGGCAGATTAATGCGCGTATATGATGATTTATTTACTACCTTACAACAGCCAATTGCTCAAGTATTGCTAACTCGCAGCGACTTGGTACAACGCAGCCGCTATCTCAATGTTTACAACACCTTTCGGGAACTCCTGGGATTGGGGGTAATTCCCGTAGTGAATGAAAATGATACGGTAGCAGTTGAAGAATTGAAATTTGGTGATAATGATACCCTTTCGGCATTGGTTGCCAGTTTAGTAGAAGCAGATTGGCTATTTTTGCTCACAGATGTAGATAGATTGTACTCAGCAGATCCGCGTTCTGTACCGGATGCCCAACCGATCGCTTTGGTTAGTAGTATTAAAGAATTAGCTCAATTGCAGATACAAACAGGCTCTCAAGGCTCTCAATGGGGTACTGGTGGGATGGTGACCAAAATTTCTGCGGCGAGAATTGCGATCGCGGCTGGTGTGCGGACTGTAATTACCCAAGGGCGATTTCCGCGCAATATAGAAAAAATTATCCAAGGTGAACCTATAGGTACACACTTTGAGGCGCAACCAGAACCGACTTCTGCCCGTAAACGTTGGATAGCTTACGGTCTTGTACCAGCTGGTAAATTATATTTGGATGAAGGTGCGATCGCGGCAATTTCTCTAGCGGGAAAATCCTTATTGGCGGCTGGAATTAAAGCAGTAGAAGGAGACTTTGACACACAAGATGCTGTGCAATTGTGTGATATCAAGGGTGAAGAAATCGCCAGAGGAGTTGTAAATTACAGCAGCGATGAACTGCAAAAAATTCGCGGGCGTCATTCGCGAGAAATTCCTACAATTCTAGGTTATGACGGTGCTGAAACCGTAATTCATCGGGATAATTTAGTTTTGATTTAG
- a CDS encoding YqeG family HAD IIIA-type phosphatase, translated as MTWNNILQPDLILEGSVLNLTPDIIQKYGLKGLVLDVDETLVPFTVGVASPELQQWVEQIRACVALCLVSNNLSEARIGGIARSLNLPYYLGAAKPSRRKIRAALTAMNLPVHQVGMVGDRLFTDVIAGNRLGMFTILVEPIVHPDAALRSHPIRNFEVWISEILGASITPKKTKIHKP; from the coding sequence ATGACTTGGAACAATATCTTACAGCCTGACTTGATTTTAGAAGGTTCAGTGTTGAACCTAACGCCAGACATTATCCAAAAATATGGGCTGAAGGGGCTGGTTTTAGATGTAGATGAAACCTTAGTACCTTTTACAGTGGGAGTTGCTTCCCCAGAATTACAACAGTGGGTGGAGCAAATTCGTGCCTGTGTTGCACTGTGCTTGGTGAGTAATAACCTAAGCGAAGCACGAATTGGTGGAATTGCCCGCTCTCTTAACCTGCCTTACTACTTGGGTGCAGCCAAGCCCTCGCGGCGCAAAATCAGAGCAGCACTTACAGCCATGAATTTACCAGTGCATCAAGTGGGGATGGTAGGCGATCGCTTATTTACTGATGTCATCGCAGGTAATCGCTTGGGAATGTTTACAATCCTTGTAGAACCGATTGTCCATCCAGACGCTGCTCTCCGTTCTCATCCAATACGCAACTTTGAAGTCTGGATATCCGAAATTTTAGGAGCCTCTATTACTCCTAAAAAAACAAAAATTCACAAACCTTGA